A section of the Coprothermobacter sp. genome encodes:
- a CDS encoding DNA-binding response regulator yields the protein MHILVVEDQQDFAQNIKRYLETESYSVDLAFDGETGLRKGLTEEYALVVLDLNLPRMDGLEVCHQLRQAGRSMPILMLTARVGHQNAVAGLDSGADDYLTKPFDLEELLARMRALLRRGGESRSPIITIGQVDIDTNTHEVRKDGKPVALAPREYALLEFLALNRGIAKTRLEIIELVWGEYDELMFSQTVDVHVAYLRRKLGREIIVTVPGKGYMMGN from the coding sequence ATGCACATTCTTGTCGTTGAGGACCAGCAGGATTTTGCCCAGAACATCAAGCGGTATCTGGAGACGGAGTCCTACAGTGTCGATCTTGCCTTCGACGGCGAGACAGGTCTGCGCAAGGGCCTGACCGAGGAGTATGCTCTCGTTGTTCTCGACCTCAACCTCCCACGCATGGACGGACTGGAAGTGTGCCATCAGTTGCGGCAAGCCGGCCGGAGTATGCCCATTCTCATGTTGACCGCGCGGGTTGGCCACCAGAACGCTGTGGCCGGTCTGGACAGCGGAGCCGATGACTACCTTACCAAGCCGTTCGACCTCGAGGAGTTGCTTGCCCGCATGCGCGCGCTGCTGCGCCGGGGCGGCGAGAGCCGGAGTCCCATCATCACGATCGGCCAGGTCGACATCGACACCAACACTCATGAAGTCCGCAAGGACGGGAAGCCTGTCGCGCTTGCGCCACGCGAATACGCTCTGCTCGAATTCCTTGCACTCAACCGCGGCATTGCCAAGACTCGTCTCGAGATCATCGAGCTGGTCTGGGGTGAATACGATGAACTCATGTTTTCTCAGACGGTGGATGTCCACGTTGCCTATCTGAGACGCAAACTGGGCAGGGAGATCATCGTGACGGTGCCTGGCAAAGGGTACATGATGGGTAACTAG